Proteins from one Sphingopyxis terrae subsp. terrae NBRC 15098 genomic window:
- a CDS encoding Ppx/GppA phosphatase family protein, whose translation MRQMAAPSGRPPRSGQAAKGRNKTAPPPRPVPVVRPRSYAAIDLGTNNCRLLIARPQEGELVVIDAFSRIVRLGEGLHSTGRISEAAMDRTVAALAICADKLRRRHVTLSRAVATEACRRAANGVELADRVRRETGIVLDIISAAEEARLAALGCHNLMEPGDGPALIFDIGGGSTELMHVDISDHDVAIRDWISVPWGVVSLTEHAPPAEDNLSARQASYAHMRAVTREAFAGFAERVKCYEGQPLRLLGTSGTVTTLASVFLDLPRYDRRAVDGLVVPTDAMRDISRRLAEASLDDRAEIACIGRERADLVVAGCAILESIIDLWPALRVGVADRGIREGILRTLAMQGRDIPVTRREYRK comes from the coding sequence ATGCGGCAAATGGCAGCGCCATCGGGCCGACCGCCGCGGTCAGGACAGGCGGCAAAAGGACGAAACAAGACGGCACCGCCCCCGCGGCCCGTGCCGGTCGTACGGCCGCGCAGCTATGCCGCCATCGACCTTGGCACCAATAATTGCCGTTTGCTGATCGCGCGCCCGCAGGAGGGCGAACTGGTCGTCATCGACGCTTTTTCGCGTATCGTGCGCCTCGGCGAAGGGCTGCACAGCACCGGCCGGATCAGCGAAGCCGCGATGGACCGCACCGTCGCCGCGCTCGCCATCTGTGCCGACAAGCTGCGCCGCCGCCATGTCACCCTATCGCGCGCGGTGGCGACCGAGGCGTGCCGCCGCGCCGCCAACGGGGTCGAGCTCGCCGACCGGGTGCGCCGCGAAACCGGTATCGTACTCGACATCATCTCCGCCGCCGAGGAAGCGCGACTTGCCGCGCTGGGTTGCCACAATCTGATGGAACCCGGCGACGGTCCGGCGCTGATCTTCGACATCGGGGGCGGTTCGACCGAGCTGATGCACGTCGATATATCCGACCATGATGTTGCGATCCGCGACTGGATCAGCGTGCCGTGGGGCGTCGTCTCGCTGACCGAACATGCGCCGCCAGCTGAGGATAATCTCTCGGCCCGGCAGGCGAGCTATGCCCATATGCGCGCGGTGACGCGCGAGGCCTTCGCCGGTTTCGCCGAACGGGTGAAGTGCTACGAAGGCCAGCCGCTGCGTTTGCTCGGCACGAGCGGCACGGTAACGACCCTGGCGAGCGTCTTTCTTGATCTGCCTCGGTACGATCGGCGCGCGGTCGACGGGCTGGTCGTTCCCACCGACGCAATGCGCGACATCAGCCGCCGGCTCGCCGAGGCGAGCCTCGACGACCGTGCCGAAATCGCGTGCATCGGCCGCGAACGCGCCGATCTGGTCGTCGCGGGCTGCGCGATCCTTGAAAGCATCATCGATCTGTGGCCCGCATTGCGCGTCGGCGTTGCCGATCGCGGTATTCGCGAAGGGATATTGCGCACGCTGGCGATGCAGGGGCGCGACATTCCAGTCACCCGGCGCGAGTATCGCAAATGA
- a CDS encoding RlmE family RNA methyltransferase — MSGRKGGGGGGSGRGGLHERVKTARRRTASSTRWLQRQLNDPYVRRAQAEGYRSRAAYKLIELDDKFGFLKKARAVVDLGITPGGWSQVVRKANPRARVAGIDLLACEPIEGVVILEMDFMDDAAPDALIEALGSAPDLVISDMAANTVGHPQTDHLRTIALAETAADFAVQTLLPGGAFVAKVFAGGADRELLMLLKQNFASVKHAKPPASRKGSPELYVIAQGFKGRGDSAPEHDEGE; from the coding sequence ATGAGCGGACGCAAGGGCGGAGGCGGGGGCGGAAGCGGGCGCGGCGGACTGCACGAGCGCGTCAAGACCGCGCGTCGGCGCACCGCATCCTCGACGCGCTGGCTGCAGCGTCAGCTCAACGACCCTTATGTGCGGCGCGCGCAGGCCGAAGGCTATCGGTCGCGCGCCGCGTACAAGCTGATCGAGCTCGACGACAAATTCGGCTTTCTCAAGAAGGCGCGTGCGGTTGTCGATCTGGGCATCACGCCTGGCGGCTGGTCGCAGGTGGTACGCAAGGCCAACCCCCGCGCGCGCGTCGCCGGTATCGACCTGCTCGCCTGCGAACCGATCGAAGGCGTTGTGATCCTCGAGATGGATTTCATGGACGATGCTGCCCCCGACGCGCTGATCGAGGCGCTCGGCAGTGCGCCCGACCTCGTGATATCGGACATGGCGGCCAACACCGTCGGCCACCCGCAGACCGACCATCTGCGTACTATCGCTCTCGCCGAGACGGCCGCCGATTTTGCGGTCCAGACGCTGTTGCCCGGCGGTGCCTTCGTCGCCAAGGTGTTCGCCGGAGGCGCCGACCGCGAATTGCTGATGCTGCTCAAGCAGAATTTCGCGAGCGTGAAACATGCCAAGCCGCCTGCAAGCCGCAAGGGGTCGCCCGAGCTATATGTGATCGCGCAAGGGTTCAAAGGACGCGGCGATAGCGCGCCGGAGCATGACGAAGGGGAGTAG
- a CDS encoding S41 family peptidase, which translates to MAKPRVPLTALTMAALMLASCGGGGGSSTAGSGPVTVTPTPSPTPTPASCGLSAQQSFAKSVIDEWYLFPNDVATNVNPASYSTVQDYIDALVAPARAQSKDRYFTYVTSIAEEEAYYSSGSSAGLGVRLTYDPSTQRVIIAEAYEGAPALAAGIDRGTQILAIGTSAANLRSVADIVASEGTAGITNALGPSDPGVTRLLRISDAGGTRDVSVTKADYNIDPVSDRYGAKVITEGGQSYGYINLRTFISSANDQLKDAFLNFRSQGITNVVVDLRYNGGGLVATAELFGDLLGRNRAASDVFSRTSFRASKSANDETHNFTPTTQSIAPTRIAFIGTGSTASASELVINGMLPWLGTNMTLVGSNTYGKPVGQIALDKSECDERMRVIAFSTGNASGPSDYFTGLAPKIANSCAAADDLDYPLGDVREASVRAAIDFLSGQSCAAHIASASAGIAARSFAAAPAAPEMLMPADPRAAQRELPGLF; encoded by the coding sequence ATGGCGAAACCGAGGGTGCCGCTGACCGCATTGACGATGGCGGCGCTGATGCTTGCCTCGTGCGGCGGAGGAGGAGGTAGCAGCACGGCGGGGAGCGGGCCGGTAACGGTCACCCCGACACCCAGCCCGACCCCCACGCCCGCAAGCTGCGGTCTGTCGGCACAGCAGTCCTTTGCCAAGTCGGTGATCGACGAATGGTATCTCTTCCCGAACGATGTCGCGACGAACGTCAATCCGGCCAGCTATTCGACGGTGCAGGATTATATCGACGCGCTGGTGGCGCCTGCGCGAGCGCAGAGCAAGGATCGCTATTTCACTTACGTCACCTCGATCGCCGAAGAAGAGGCCTATTATAGCAGCGGGTCGAGCGCCGGTTTGGGCGTCCGCCTGACTTACGATCCCTCGACCCAGCGCGTGATTATCGCCGAAGCCTATGAAGGCGCCCCCGCCCTCGCCGCCGGGATCGATCGCGGCACGCAGATATTGGCGATCGGGACCAGCGCCGCCAATCTGCGCAGCGTCGCCGACATCGTCGCGAGCGAAGGGACCGCGGGCATCACCAATGCCCTGGGGCCAAGCGATCCGGGCGTTACGCGCCTGCTGCGGATCAGCGATGCAGGCGGCACCCGCGATGTCAGCGTCACCAAGGCCGACTATAATATCGACCCCGTGTCCGACCGCTATGGCGCCAAGGTGATCACCGAAGGCGGCCAGAGCTATGGCTATATCAATCTGCGGACCTTCATCAGCTCGGCCAATGATCAGTTGAAGGACGCTTTTCTGAATTTCCGCAGCCAAGGGATCACCAATGTCGTGGTCGATCTGCGCTACAATGGCGGCGGCCTTGTGGCGACCGCAGAGTTGTTCGGGGACCTGCTCGGCCGCAACCGCGCGGCAAGCGACGTCTTTTCGCGGACCAGCTTTCGCGCGTCGAAATCCGCGAACGATGAGACCCACAATTTCACGCCGACCACGCAGTCGATCGCGCCGACGCGCATCGCCTTCATCGGCACCGGATCGACTGCGTCGGCGAGCGAACTCGTCATCAACGGCATGCTGCCCTGGCTCGGCACCAATATGACGCTCGTCGGCAGCAACACCTATGGCAAGCCGGTGGGCCAGATCGCGCTCGACAAAAGTGAATGCGACGAGCGGATGCGCGTGATCGCCTTTTCGACGGGCAATGCGAGCGGGCCGAGCGACTATTTTACCGGGTTGGCGCCCAAGATAGCGAACAGCTGTGCGGCCGCGGACGATCTCGATTATCCGCTCGGCGACGTGCGCGAGGCATCGGTACGCGCCGCAATCGATTTCCTGTCGGGACAAAGCTGCGCGGCGCACATCGCAAGCGCATCCGCCGGCATCGCCGCGCGCAGCTTCGCCGCCGCACCGGCCGCGCCGGAGATGCTGATGCCGGCCGACCCCCGCGCCGCGCAGCGCGAATTGCCGGGCCTGTTTTGA
- a CDS encoding iron-containing alcohol dehydrogenase — MTMASIFLPRSIRIGGGTIAELPAALAQFGLAAPAILTDPFLAQNGTLERLLAILDDAGIAARAYCDVISDPTVASVEAAHGFVAEGAHDCVIALGGGSPIDTAKAVAVLAVRGGTMRARKVPHQEDAPALPIVAIPTTAGTGSEATRVTVITDETNDEKMLCAGLAYLPTIAIVDYELTLTKPLRLTADTGIDALTHAIEAYVSRLANPFSDGMALAAMRAIWPNLRTACAEPGNRAAREAMMAGSLQAGIAFSNASVALVHGMSRPIGAHFHVAHGLSNAMLLPAVTAWSAPAALPRYADCARAMGLAAEGEGDQAAVARLVEALRDVNRDLAVPTPKSYGIDEARWSELLPLMAEQALASGSPGNNPRIPDTATIEALYREAWA, encoded by the coding sequence ATGACCATGGCCTCGATCTTCCTGCCGCGGTCGATCCGCATCGGCGGCGGCACGATCGCCGAGCTGCCGGCGGCGCTCGCCCAGTTCGGCCTCGCCGCTCCGGCGATCCTGACCGACCCCTTCCTGGCGCAAAACGGCACGCTCGAGCGGCTGCTCGCGATCCTTGACGACGCAGGGATTGCGGCGCGCGCCTATTGCGACGTCATCTCCGACCCCACGGTCGCATCGGTCGAGGCGGCGCACGGCTTTGTCGCCGAAGGCGCGCATGACTGTGTGATCGCGCTCGGCGGCGGCAGTCCCATCGATACAGCGAAGGCGGTGGCTGTGCTCGCCGTACGCGGCGGCACGATGCGCGCGCGCAAGGTGCCGCATCAGGAAGATGCCCCCGCCCTGCCCATCGTCGCGATCCCGACCACCGCCGGCACCGGATCCGAAGCGACCCGCGTGACGGTCATCACCGACGAGACCAATGACGAAAAGATGCTGTGCGCGGGCCTCGCCTATCTGCCGACCATCGCGATCGTCGACTATGAGCTCACCCTGACCAAGCCGCTGCGCCTCACCGCCGACACCGGGATCGACGCGCTGACGCACGCTATCGAGGCTTACGTGTCGCGGCTCGCCAATCCTTTCTCGGACGGCATGGCGCTCGCCGCGATGCGTGCGATCTGGCCCAATTTGCGTACCGCCTGCGCCGAACCCGGCAATCGCGCCGCGCGCGAGGCGATGATGGCGGGGTCGCTGCAGGCCGGAATCGCCTTTTCGAACGCCTCGGTCGCCTTGGTCCATGGCATGAGTCGCCCGATCGGCGCGCATTTCCATGTCGCGCACGGCCTGTCGAACGCGATGTTGCTCCCCGCCGTCACCGCCTGGTCGGCACCGGCGGCGCTGCCGCGCTATGCCGACTGCGCGCGCGCGATGGGGCTCGCGGCAGAGGGCGAAGGCGACCAGGCGGCCGTGGCGCGGCTGGTCGAAGCGCTACGAGACGTCAACCGCGACCTCGCGGTCCCCACCCCCAAAAGCTATGGCATCGACGAAGCGCGCTGGAGCGAATTGCTGCCCCTGATGGCCGAACAAGCGCTCGCATCGGGATCGCCGGGCAACAATCCCCGCATCCCCGACACCGCGACCATCGAGGCGCTGTACCGCGAAGCGTGGGCCTGA
- a CDS encoding recombinase family protein, which translates to MLVGYARVSSTGQSLDIQHEALTDAGCEKMFAEKVSGRSTHDREGLARAIDFVREGDTLVVTRLDRLARSVGDLHRIIEKLTEKKVAFRCLNQSGVDTDSSTGRLMLAILGAVAAFENDIRLERQREGIAKAKVEGKYKGRKPTVDVTRVKTLRDDGLGPSQIAKTMGIGRASVYRALAA; encoded by the coding sequence ATGCTCGTTGGCTATGCGCGTGTAAGCTCGACAGGACAGTCGCTCGACATCCAGCATGAAGCCCTGACCGATGCAGGGTGCGAGAAGATGTTCGCTGAGAAGGTGTCAGGACGTTCGACCCACGACCGCGAAGGATTGGCCCGAGCCATCGACTTCGTTCGGGAAGGCGATACCCTTGTCGTGACACGGCTCGACCGTCTGGCACGGAGCGTCGGCGACCTTCATCGGATTATCGAGAAGCTGACCGAGAAGAAGGTCGCGTTCCGATGCCTGAACCAGAGCGGCGTCGATACCGATAGCTCGACGGGGCGATTGATGCTCGCGATCCTCGGTGCTGTCGCGGCCTTCGAAAACGACATCCGCCTCGAACGGCAACGCGAAGGCATCGCCAAGGCCAAGGTCGAAGGAAAATACAAAGGACGGAAGCCGACTGTCGATGTCACCCGCGTGAAGACGCTTCGAGATGACGGTCTGGGGCCGTCGCAGATCGCGAAGACCATGGGCATAGGTCGGGCATCCGTCTATCGCGCGCTGGCAGCTTAA